A genomic segment from Saprospiraceae bacterium encodes:
- a CDS encoding DoxX family protein codes for MEKKNSSKTMHISLWVAQILLAAMFLMSGFMKASMPIEKLSAMMPWTGSVPSALVRFIAVAELLGGIGLLLPSLLRIKPQLTVLAAVGLATILLLSIPFHISRGETPMIGMNGLFMLIALFIAWGRSKKAPILPKA; via the coding sequence ATGGAAAAGAAAAATTCTTCAAAAACAATGCACATCTCTTTATGGGTGGCACAAATTCTTTTAGCAGCGATGTTCCTCATGTCAGGTTTCATGAAAGCATCTATGCCCATCGAAAAACTTTCAGCTATGATGCCCTGGACAGGCAGCGTTCCTTCCGCACTTGTCAGGTTCATAGCTGTTGCCGAACTTCTTGGAGGCATAGGTTTGTTACTGCCTTCATTACTTCGCATCAAACCCCAACTCACCGTATTGGCAGCAGTTGGACTTGCAACAATCCTTTTGTTATCCATTCCCTTTCACATTTCAAGGGGTGAAACACCAATGATTGGAATGAATGGCTTGTTCATGCTCATAGCTTTATTTATTGCATGGGGCAGAAGTAAAAAAGCTCCTATTTTACCAAAAGCTTAA
- a CDS encoding MBL fold metallo-hydrolase has translation MKIQKLAIAAIVCATVFFTSCEKSDTNPTKVNFSNAPAASLAPSASVEVVTEDKVRYHVLNFGTRWTSTIVESEKEITLVDVGINNSGGAVIPVDLSNSGAELRAYANAIKKPMNIIITHPHIDHYINLDKFKDVTVYAQTKDAAVLNTDATFNQVYGDTAIGVSGSKEIGGFEYYFDNVSGTEAVENGYVYIPTERAVFTGDLTAIKRHSYIRDYTPLDSVDELSIWINALTDMKSKFSNYKYIFVGHLGYQTNVTGNFDATIAYIGNAQGLIKGTKNLTAGGTATSVQQVVDELKILYPTYGDGALYFSLPNAFYPGDPGAHWF, from the coding sequence ATGAAAATTCAAAAATTGGCAATCGCAGCCATTGTATGCGCAACTGTATTTTTTACATCATGTGAAAAATCTGACACCAATCCCACTAAAGTTAACTTTTCCAATGCCCCGGCTGCTTCTCTTGCACCAAGTGCTAGCGTGGAGGTTGTGACTGAAGACAAAGTTCGATATCATGTTTTGAATTTTGGAACAAGATGGACTTCAACAATTGTGGAATCAGAAAAGGAGATTACTCTGGTAGATGTGGGTATCAATAACTCTGGCGGGGCTGTTATTCCAGTTGACTTAAGTAATTCAGGAGCGGAACTCCGTGCCTATGCAAATGCAATTAAAAAACCCATGAACATCATTATTACACATCCTCACATTGACCACTATATTAACTTAGACAAATTCAAGGATGTAACAGTTTATGCGCAAACAAAAGATGCCGCTGTCTTGAATACCGATGCAACCTTTAATCAAGTGTACGGTGATACGGCCATAGGAGTGTCTGGCTCAAAAGAAATTGGCGGTTTTGAATACTACTTTGACAATGTTTCAGGTACTGAAGCGGTCGAAAATGGATATGTATATATTCCAACTGAAAGGGCGGTATTCACTGGTGATTTAACCGCAATTAAGAGACATTCCTATATTCGTGATTATACACCACTTGACAGTGTGGACGAATTGAGTATTTGGATAAACGCCCTAACTGATATGAAATCAAAATTCAGTAACTACAAGTATATTTTTGTTGGACACCTAGGTTACCAAACAAATGTAACAGGCAATTTTGACGCAACCATTGCTTATATAGGTAATGCACAAGGTTTGATTAAAGGAACAAAAAATTTAACTGCTGGTGGAACCGCTACTAGTGTACAACAAGTAGTAGATGAGCTAAAAATTTTATATCCAACCTATGGAGATGGAGCACTTTATTTCTCACTGCCAAATGCTTTTTATCCAGGAGACCCTGGTGCTCATTGGTTTTAA
- a CDS encoding Crp/Fnr family transcriptional regulator, translating into MHDTLITYINSKLTTKLSEEDSNLLASVFKPKKFRKHQYLLQEGEVCKFAGFIVKGAFKQYTVDKTGKENILGLYIENFWVGDRESFMVGTPSPYFIDAFEDVEMLMVNREDFINKLSRQPFINEMIKVVTEKQSFNLLKRVQAAQTLTAEERYEDFEKRFPEFMQRFPQHIIASYLGMTKETLSRIRAGSIKK; encoded by the coding sequence ATGCACGATACATTAATAACATACATCAATAGCAAACTCACAACAAAGCTGTCTGAGGAAGATAGCAATTTGCTTGCAAGCGTTTTTAAACCGAAAAAATTCCGGAAACACCAGTATCTGCTACAGGAAGGGGAGGTATGCAAATTTGCGGGGTTTATTGTAAAAGGGGCATTTAAGCAATATACGGTTGACAAAACCGGGAAGGAAAATATTCTCGGGTTGTATATTGAAAACTTCTGGGTTGGCGACCGTGAAAGTTTTATGGTAGGCACACCATCGCCTTACTTTATTGATGCCTTCGAAGATGTGGAAATGCTGATGGTGAACAGAGAAGATTTTATTAACAAATTAAGCCGACAACCTTTCATCAACGAAATGATAAAAGTGGTTACCGAAAAGCAATCCTTTAATCTGCTGAAAAGAGTTCAGGCAGCGCAAACGCTTACGGCAGAAGAGCGTTATGAAGATTTTGAAAAGAGATTTCCCGAATTTATGCAGCGGTTTCCTCAACACATAATCGCCTCTTATCTTGGCATGACCAAGGAAACACTAAGCCGCATAAGAGCCGGTTCAATAAAAAAATAG
- a CDS encoding leucine--tRNA ligase, translating to MEFLHQGIEDKWKKYWNENQVYKVADDFSKPKFYVLDMFPYPSGAGLHVGHPLGYIASDIVARHKRMSGFNVLHPMGFDAFGLPAEQYAIQTGIHPSVSTAQNIQRYREQLDNIGFNYDWSREVITCDPNYYKWTQWIFLKLYNSYYNTAEQKAKPIEELVQQFERFGNQSIPAHHSEETIFDATAWNTKSRIEQEGILMNYRLAFRKTAYVNWCEALGTVLANDEIKDGVSERGGHPVEKKPMMQWALRITAYAERLLKDMETLEWSDSLKIMQSNWIGKSIGAQIFFAVDDHPESIEIFTTRPDTIFGASFMVLAPEHPLVLSITTPSQKPAVEQYINHSNRKTERERQTDNKSVSGVFTGAYAIHPFNQTKIPIWIADYVLIEYGTGAIMAVPSNDKRDQLFAKHFDLPIVQVVDQSNFPTADLEDKVGTMINSDFLNGKQVDQAITEILESLESKGIGKTRIQYKLRDANFSRQRYWGEPFPIYYDETGQTYQLSESELPLELPHLEQIEPGKSAKSPLASATDWVNWNGFIRETDTMPGYAGSSWYFLRYMDPVNIEAFASKDKLNYWKDVDLYIGGTEHAVGHLMYSRFWHKFLFDYGFVNTNEPFKKLVNQGMIQGIIESLLLVKDSHPPVFIDLNLKTDYPDDQLARIPVHIDYVSDYNTDHSHLSKEGILQFVKWRPEFAGSMFKNTESTCLLNELTDDFKIHTLSETGKMSKRYHNVVNPDDVIATYGADCFRMYEMFLGPIDQAKPWDTKGIDGVSKFLRKFYNLFYDANDQFVLTDEPATPDELKILHTCIKKVNQDIEQLSFNTSVSAFMICVNELKRLGCTKRDVLLSLAQLLAPFAPFITEEIWHTAGYSGSIHHCNYPQADETHLIKNEVNYPVSINGKKRFEWIVAKTMSQDELLKQVVELDEIKKWLEGQEIKKIIIVPNRMINIVI from the coding sequence ATGGAGTTTTTACATCAGGGAATTGAAGATAAGTGGAAAAAGTATTGGAATGAAAATCAGGTTTATAAAGTAGCCGATGATTTCAGTAAACCCAAATTTTATGTTTTGGATATGTTTCCCTACCCGTCCGGTGCCGGCTTACATGTTGGACATCCTTTGGGCTACATTGCTTCAGATATCGTAGCGCGGCACAAACGAATGTCCGGATTTAATGTTTTGCACCCAATGGGCTTTGATGCCTTTGGCTTACCTGCAGAACAATATGCTATCCAAACAGGCATCCATCCTTCCGTCTCAACTGCGCAAAACATTCAACGTTATCGTGAACAACTCGATAATATTGGATTTAATTACGATTGGTCCCGTGAGGTGATTACCTGTGATCCGAACTATTATAAATGGACTCAATGGATCTTTTTAAAACTTTACAACTCCTATTACAATACTGCCGAGCAGAAAGCAAAACCGATAGAAGAGTTGGTACAGCAATTCGAACGATTTGGCAACCAGTCCATTCCAGCGCATCATTCTGAAGAAACCATTTTTGATGCAACAGCATGGAACACAAAAAGTCGCATCGAACAAGAAGGAATCTTAATGAATTATCGCTTGGCTTTTCGCAAAACTGCTTATGTCAATTGGTGTGAAGCATTAGGCACTGTATTGGCAAATGATGAAATCAAAGACGGTGTATCTGAACGTGGCGGTCATCCGGTTGAGAAAAAACCTATGATGCAATGGGCCTTGCGAATTACAGCTTATGCCGAACGTTTGTTGAAAGACATGGAAACCCTGGAATGGTCTGATTCATTAAAAATTATGCAAAGCAATTGGATCGGTAAATCAATCGGTGCGCAAATCTTTTTTGCTGTTGATGATCATCCGGAATCCATTGAAATTTTTACAACAAGACCAGATACTATTTTCGGTGCGAGTTTTATGGTACTTGCTCCTGAACATCCACTGGTTTTGAGTATAACGACTCCATCTCAAAAACCAGCGGTTGAACAATATATAAATCACAGCAATCGGAAAACCGAACGCGAACGTCAAACGGATAATAAATCAGTCTCCGGTGTATTCACCGGTGCGTATGCCATTCATCCATTTAATCAAACCAAGATCCCAATTTGGATTGCAGATTATGTCTTGATTGAATACGGTACCGGAGCCATCATGGCTGTGCCTAGCAATGATAAAAGAGATCAACTCTTTGCAAAGCATTTTGACTTACCCATTGTTCAGGTGGTTGATCAATCAAATTTTCCAACAGCCGATCTGGAAGATAAAGTAGGTACGATGATCAATTCCGATTTTTTAAATGGCAAACAAGTTGATCAGGCAATCACTGAAATTTTAGAATCATTGGAATCCAAAGGAATTGGTAAAACACGAATTCAATATAAACTGCGTGATGCTAATTTTAGCAGACAACGGTACTGGGGAGAACCGTTTCCAATCTATTACGATGAAACAGGTCAGACGTACCAATTAAGCGAATCAGAATTGCCTTTGGAATTGCCCCATCTCGAACAAATAGAACCAGGAAAATCAGCCAAATCACCTCTGGCTTCCGCAACTGATTGGGTGAACTGGAATGGTTTTATCCGCGAAACCGATACCATGCCCGGATATGCCGGTTCGTCTTGGTATTTCCTTCGTTACATGGATCCTGTTAACATAGAAGCATTTGCATCAAAGGATAAATTGAATTACTGGAAAGACGTTGACTTATACATCGGAGGGACTGAACACGCTGTAGGTCATTTAATGTATTCCCGGTTCTGGCATAAATTTTTATTTGATTACGGCTTTGTAAATACAAATGAACCCTTTAAAAAATTAGTAAATCAAGGGATGATTCAAGGGATCATTGAATCATTGCTTCTGGTTAAAGACAGTCATCCACCAGTATTTATAGATTTAAATTTAAAAACAGACTATCCAGATGATCAATTAGCACGCATTCCTGTGCACATTGATTATGTAAGTGATTACAACACGGACCATTCACATCTTTCTAAAGAAGGTATTCTGCAATTTGTAAAATGGAGGCCCGAATTTGCAGGCAGCATGTTTAAAAATACAGAATCTACCTGTTTGTTAAATGAACTTACAGATGACTTCAAAATTCATACGCTTTCTGAAACCGGCAAAATGTCAAAGCGATACCACAATGTGGTAAACCCGGATGATGTAATTGCTACCTATGGCGCAGACTGTTTCAGGATGTATGAAATGTTTTTAGGACCTATAGACCAGGCAAAACCCTGGGATACCAAAGGCATTGATGGTGTAAGTAAGTTTTTGAGGAAGTTTTATAATTTGTTTTATGATGCAAACGATCAGTTTGTTCTAACGGATGAACCTGCGACTCCAGACGAACTTAAAATCTTACACACTTGTATTAAAAAAGTCAATCAGGATATCGAACAATTATCATTCAATACTTCGGTCAGTGCATTTATGATTTGCGTCAATGAATTAAAAAGACTTGGATGTACTAAAAGAGACGTACTCTTATCATTGGCACAATTACTGGCTCCGTTTGCCCCTTTCATCACAGAAGAAATCTGGCATACAGCAGGTTATTCCGGAAGTATCCATCACTGCAACTATCCACAGGCTGATGAAACGCATTTAATTAAGAACGAAGTCAATTATCCTGTGAGTATCAATGGTAAAAAACGGTTTGAATGGATCGTTGCTAAAACAATGAGCCAGGATGAGTTACTGAAACAAGTTGTAGAATTGGATGAAATTAAAAAATGGTTGGAGGGCCAAGAAATAAAAAAAATTATTATTGTTCCTAATCGCATGATTAATATTGTTATCTAA
- a CDS encoding 3-hydroxybutyryl-CoA dehydrogenase: protein MKNITVIGAGTMGSGIAHVFAQYGYQVVLNDISAPALERALASITKNLDRMVEKAKLTGEDKINTLNRLTLNSDLESAVENAELVIEAATENESLKLKIFTDLERMCSPNTILASNTSAISLTKIASITKRPDKVIGMHFMNPAPIMKLVEIIRGYNTSDEVCEIIMNLTRALDKVPVEVNDYPGFVSNRILIPMINEAVHCLYEGVAGVEEIDTVMKLGMAHPMGPLQLADFIGLDVCLAILRVLEDGFGNPKYAPCPLLVKMVTANKLGVKSGEGFYAYTPGSKELVVAPKFSRFPATLSNLS from the coding sequence ATGAAAAATATTACAGTTATCGGAGCGGGAACCATGGGAAGTGGCATCGCTCATGTATTTGCACAATATGGTTATCAGGTTGTCTTAAATGATATTTCTGCACCGGCATTGGAAAGAGCTTTGGCTTCGATTACTAAAAATCTGGATCGGATGGTAGAAAAAGCAAAATTAACCGGCGAGGATAAAATCAATACTTTAAATCGCCTTACCCTAAATTCTGATCTGGAATCTGCCGTTGAAAATGCTGAATTGGTAATTGAAGCAGCCACTGAAAATGAGTCACTTAAGTTAAAAATATTTACTGATCTCGAACGGATGTGTTCGCCAAATACAATATTAGCCAGTAACACATCAGCCATTTCATTGACAAAAATTGCTTCCATTACCAAAAGACCAGATAAAGTCATTGGAATGCACTTTATGAATCCGGCTCCCATCATGAAATTGGTTGAAATCATTCGTGGGTATAATACATCCGATGAGGTTTGTGAAATCATTATGAATCTTACCAGAGCACTTGATAAAGTTCCTGTTGAAGTCAATGATTATCCTGGTTTTGTTTCCAATCGCATTTTAATTCCTATGATCAATGAAGCTGTGCATTGTTTGTATGAAGGAGTTGCAGGAGTTGAAGAGATCGATACCGTAATGAAATTGGGAATGGCGCATCCAATGGGTCCCCTGCAATTAGCAGATTTTATTGGACTGGATGTATGTCTTGCTATATTAAGGGTATTGGAAGATGGATTTGGAAATCCTAAATATGCTCCTTGTCCTTTATTGGTTAAAATGGTTACCGCAAACAAATTGGGCGTTAAATCCGGAGAAGGGTTTTATGCATACACTCCGGGATCTAAAGAATTGGTCGTTGCTCCTAAGTTCAGTCGGTTTCCGGCTACGCTGAGCAATCTAAGTTAG
- the pfkA gene encoding 6-phosphofructokinase — protein MKPIKRIGIFTSGGDAPGMNAAIRAITRTANYYDLHVYGIYRGFEGMIDGEIIRLETTDVSNIIHQGGTILKTARSSRFLEASNRQKAFENLQANDLDAVVAIGGNGTFTGASVFFKETGFPMIGLPGTIDNDLYGTDFTIGFDTAVNTAIEAVDKIRDTADSHDRLFLIEVMGRHSGYIALYTAIASGASALLIPEHDENIDQLVAEIKKTLKRKKLFSLVIVAEGNKIGPTPMIAELLKERVKEYEIKMAIIGHIQRGGSPSVADRILSSRLGHAAVEALLKGKHNCMAGIVNDKIVYTDFDQAVQHQKYPDEDLIKLADILGR, from the coding sequence ATGAAACCCATTAAACGCATTGGAATTTTTACCTCCGGAGGAGATGCTCCTGGAATGAATGCTGCAATTCGGGCGATAACCCGTACTGCAAATTATTATGATCTGCACGTCTATGGAATCTATAGAGGATTTGAAGGAATGATCGATGGAGAAATTATCCGTTTGGAAACTACCGATGTCAGCAATATCATTCACCAGGGAGGTACCATATTGAAAACTGCCCGAAGCAGTCGTTTTTTAGAAGCATCCAATCGCCAAAAAGCTTTTGAAAATTTGCAAGCCAATGATCTGGATGCAGTTGTGGCAATTGGTGGCAATGGTACGTTTACAGGGGCTTCTGTTTTTTTTAAAGAAACCGGATTTCCCATGATCGGATTGCCAGGCACCATCGACAATGATTTATATGGAACCGATTTTACGATTGGTTTTGATACAGCTGTCAATACTGCAATCGAAGCAGTCGACAAAATACGTGACACAGCTGATTCTCATGATCGTTTGTTTTTGATTGAAGTGATGGGAAGGCATTCCGGTTACATCGCACTCTATACTGCAATCGCTTCCGGAGCCAGTGCCTTATTAATCCCAGAACATGATGAAAACATTGATCAATTGGTTGCCGAGATTAAGAAAACTCTTAAACGAAAAAAATTATTCAGCTTAGTCATTGTTGCAGAAGGAAATAAAATTGGACCCACCCCGATGATCGCCGAACTGTTAAAAGAACGCGTTAAGGAATATGAAATTAAAATGGCTATCATCGGACACATTCAACGAGGTGGATCTCCCAGTGTTGCGGATCGAATACTTTCCAGCCGCCTGGGACATGCTGCCGTTGAGGCTTTATTAAAAGGAAAACACAATTGCATGGCTGGCATCGTCAATGATAAAATAGTTTATACTGATTTTGATCAAGCCGTTCAACATCAAAAATATCCGGATGAAGATCTTATCAAATTAGCAGACATATTAGGGAGGTAA
- a CDS encoding carboxypeptidase-like regulatory domain-containing protein — protein sequence MKISFLVFCLFAFLNSSFSQLKGTISDPEGNPLAFASIYIKYTTKGSISNKDGSYTLELPVGRNKVVFHYLGYQIEERDIDYQSGPMLLNIILKPSTYNLNEIVISSDQEDPAYAIIRKAIAKRNLYYSGKSDFQCNAYTKGSIKILDIPKKILGKEIGNLDGNLDSNRKGIIYLSETVSKLNFKKPDHFYEEMISSRISGRDNGFSFNRASSALFNLYENTNEFGRAIVSPIADYALDYYKYNLLSTDTLQTDQLILHRIRIIPKNNSLPAWSGVITIQENSWNLYELNLHISGKQVQQELFDSIYLSQVFIPVSGSDRFELQSQVFGFKAALFVIKLEGKFAVVFSDYDFEKVAEPQDKRVLLRIQDGANAKEVVYWDSIRPVPLTTEEITDYRSKDSLKTIRDSKVYKDSVDQQRNEFKTIHFLTGYTFHNTYKKRSYSIASPLEIIHFNPVQGWSLGTILRFNQQQHVKNEYNEYRIESKLDYGFAEKVFRPSFSYTQRFNEFRKAELSVKTGIELEAYDHNPGSLIVQEIANLWLKKNYNKFYENRMIGLNYKQYIAYDFLYFGEWNYNARYNLTNHSNYSIAKKDRYYSLNSSSDDFKDSLKINHKEYISFTNRIRWRRGTKVWLAPNATDYLESEWPVVRLRHTWGVYPNSREQFHVVGTSIYNDQSLQNWGQLSYLVKATKIFHKNPLDPSEWIFQKGNPYIFYNKPNDPDVFLSLNPYAHSTDNHALSWFLEWDLQGKLLDRIPLINKLGLKELIRCSSVINDRNKPYTEYSIGFGNIGYKVFRVFRLDWVHAFEGSDYQKSSIRLALLSNIGGGK from the coding sequence ATGAAGATTTCGTTCCTGGTATTTTGTTTGTTTGCTTTTTTGAATAGTTCATTTTCCCAATTGAAAGGAACGATTTCGGATCCTGAGGGCAATCCATTAGCATTTGCTTCAATCTATATTAAATACACCACCAAAGGAAGTATCAGCAACAAAGACGGATCCTATACCCTGGAATTACCTGTTGGCAGGAATAAAGTTGTGTTTCATTATTTAGGATATCAAATAGAAGAGCGGGACATAGATTATCAATCTGGTCCCATGCTCTTAAATATTATATTAAAACCTTCAACCTATAATTTAAATGAAATTGTTATTTCTTCGGATCAGGAAGACCCGGCCTATGCAATCATTCGAAAAGCAATAGCAAAGCGAAATTTATATTATTCCGGAAAATCGGATTTTCAATGCAATGCATATACAAAAGGGTCAATTAAAATTCTGGATATACCAAAAAAAATATTGGGCAAAGAAATTGGGAATTTGGATGGCAATCTGGATTCAAATAGAAAAGGGATTATTTATTTGTCTGAAACCGTTTCTAAACTTAATTTTAAAAAACCGGATCATTTTTATGAAGAAATGATATCTTCCAGAATCTCGGGAAGGGATAATGGATTTTCATTTAATCGAGCTTCTTCCGCCTTGTTTAATTTATATGAAAACACCAATGAATTTGGAAGAGCCATTGTTTCACCGATTGCAGATTATGCATTAGATTACTATAAATACAATTTACTAAGTACGGATACACTTCAGACCGATCAGCTAATCTTGCATAGGATTCGGATCATTCCCAAAAACAACAGCCTTCCTGCCTGGTCCGGAGTGATTACGATACAAGAAAATTCATGGAATTTGTATGAATTAAATCTTCATATTTCAGGCAAACAGGTGCAACAGGAATTGTTTGATAGCATTTACCTCAGCCAGGTATTTATTCCAGTATCAGGATCCGATCGTTTTGAATTGCAATCGCAGGTTTTTGGATTTAAAGCGGCATTGTTTGTTATAAAATTAGAAGGCAAATTTGCTGTAGTGTTTTCAGATTATGATTTTGAAAAAGTTGCTGAGCCACAAGATAAAAGGGTGCTGTTGCGAATTCAGGATGGAGCCAATGCAAAGGAAGTGGTTTATTGGGATTCAATCCGACCGGTTCCATTAACAACGGAAGAAATCACCGACTATCGATCCAAAGATAGTTTGAAAACAATCCGGGACTCTAAGGTCTATAAAGATTCAGTAGACCAACAGCGGAATGAATTTAAAACCATCCATTTTCTAACCGGCTATACGTTTCACAACACCTATAAGAAGCGTTCTTATTCCATTGCCTCTCCTTTGGAAATTATCCATTTTAATCCAGTGCAGGGTTGGAGTTTAGGGACCATACTTCGGTTTAATCAACAACAGCATGTAAAAAATGAATACAACGAATACCGCATCGAATCTAAACTAGACTACGGTTTTGCAGAAAAAGTTTTCAGGCCAAGTTTTAGTTATACACAACGATTTAATGAATTTAGAAAAGCGGAGTTATCGGTAAAGACTGGTATCGAACTGGAAGCCTATGATCATAACCCCGGATCCCTCATCGTTCAGGAAATTGCAAATTTGTGGCTTAAAAAAAACTACAACAAATTTTATGAGAATCGAATGATCGGGTTGAATTATAAACAATATATAGCCTATGATTTTTTATATTTTGGTGAGTGGAATTACAATGCCAGATATAATTTGACAAATCATTCAAATTACAGCATAGCAAAGAAAGATCGATACTATTCTTTGAATAGCAGCAGCGATGATTTCAAGGATAGTTTGAAGATCAATCATAAAGAATACATCAGTTTTACCAATCGGATTCGGTGGCGTCGCGGAACTAAAGTTTGGTTGGCGCCCAATGCAACGGATTATCTTGAGAGTGAATGGCCGGTCGTGAGGTTGCGACATACCTGGGGTGTTTATCCAAATTCCAGAGAACAGTTTCATGTAGTTGGCACCAGTATTTATAATGACCAGTCCTTGCAGAATTGGGGTCAACTCAGCTATTTAGTGAAGGCAACTAAAATTTTCCATAAGAACCCATTGGATCCATCTGAATGGATTTTTCAAAAAGGGAATCCTTATATTTTTTACAACAAACCAAATGACCCGGATGTGTTTTTAAGTTTAAATCCTTATGCGCACAGTACGGATAATCATGCATTGTCCTGGTTTCTTGAATGGGATTTGCAAGGAAAATTATTAGACCGGATTCCTTTAATTAATAAATTGGGTTTAAAAGAATTGATACGTTGTTCATCCGTTATCAATGACAGAAATAAACCGTATACTGAATATTCAATTGGATTTGGAAATATAGGGTACAAAGTATTTAGAGTCTTTCGTCTGGATTGGGTTCATGCATTTGAAGGTTCGGACTATCAAAAGTCGAGCATTCGACTGGCCTTATTAAGTAATATAGGCGGAGGAAAATAA
- a CDS encoding aminodeoxychorismate/anthranilate synthase component II → MAFAIESLSIFVRKLLAFIVYSNKEILLLDNRDSFTYNLVHLLKSLDAVPRILDSLKYLDNEVVKFEKILFSPGPGIPDHFPAMKSILSNYQSKQSILGICLGHQAIAEFYGAKLFKQDVVQHGQVKQVINKATHLNSIISTMPAVFDVGLYHSWAIDEKSLPDSLHVTCVSEDQIIMGIKHKTFNIEGIQFHPESFLTKLGRELLENWLAT, encoded by the coding sequence ATGGCTTTTGCAATCGAATCTTTGTCTATTTTCGTCCGAAAGTTATTAGCTTTTATTGTGTATTCAAATAAAGAGATCTTACTTCTTGATAACAGGGATTCATTTACCTACAATTTAGTTCATTTATTGAAGAGCTTAGATGCTGTACCAAGGATCCTGGATTCCTTGAAATATCTTGATAATGAAGTAGTTAAGTTTGAGAAAATTCTGTTTTCACCAGGACCGGGCATACCAGATCATTTTCCTGCAATGAAATCTATTTTGTCAAATTATCAAAGCAAGCAAAGTATTTTGGGAATTTGTCTTGGTCATCAAGCCATTGCAGAATTTTATGGAGCAAAATTATTTAAACAAGATGTGGTGCAACACGGTCAGGTAAAACAAGTCATTAACAAGGCAACGCATTTAAATTCAATTATAAGCACCATGCCTGCAGTATTTGATGTAGGATTGTACCATTCCTGGGCAATTGATGAAAAAAGCCTGCCGGATTCATTGCATGTTACTTGCGTATCAGAAGATCAAATCATTATGGGGATAAAACACAAAACATTCAATATTGAAGGAATTCAATTTCATCCGGAATCATTTTTAACAAAACTTGGCAGAGAGCTGCTGGAAAATTGGTTGGCAACATGA
- a CDS encoding aminodeoxychorismate synthase component I, with product MNSFKQDERPFLFVIDYLKTCGICEPLDELNDELIKYSICNQKPVEQLNRPFRFKPVPVSFDSYKTKFDMVYQAIQNGDSYLCNLTQATKLETNLSLNDIFRFTNAPYKLYIKDTFVVFSPESFVTINGSQINTFPMKGTKRVADDPEGFHLLNDLKETAEHNTIVDLLRNDLSMVSDQVAIKRYKFLLKVKTHNDELWQMSSEISGTLQNYYLDHPGFLFDKICPAGSICGAPKEKTLELISKTENYNRGFYTGVFGVYDGTSLQSAVMIRYIEKTKDGLEFKSGGGITFHSDAFQEYQELIHKVYVPIF from the coding sequence ATGAATTCATTTAAACAGGATGAAAGACCTTTTCTGTTTGTGATTGACTATTTGAAAACCTGTGGTATTTGTGAACCTCTGGATGAACTCAATGATGAATTGATTAAATATTCAATTTGCAATCAAAAACCTGTTGAACAATTAAATCGTCCCTTTAGGTTTAAACCGGTTCCTGTATCCTTTGATTCCTACAAAACCAAATTTGATATGGTTTATCAGGCCATTCAAAACGGTGATAGTTATTTGTGCAATTTAACTCAAGCTACTAAATTGGAGACCAATCTGAGTTTGAATGACATTTTCCGATTTACAAATGCGCCTTACAAACTTTATATTAAAGATACTTTTGTTGTATTCTCCCCCGAATCTTTTGTAACTATCAATGGCAGCCAAATAAATACCTTTCCAATGAAAGGAACCAAAAGGGTTGCGGACGATCCGGAAGGTTTTCATTTATTGAATGACCTCAAAGAAACGGCAGAACACAATACCATTGTTGATTTATTGCGGAATGATCTGAGCATGGTTTCTGACCAGGTTGCCATCAAACGTTATAAATTTCTGTTGAAGGTAAAAACACACAATGACGAATTATGGCAAATGAGTTCAGAAATCAGCGGAACCTTACAAAATTATTATTTAGATCATCCAGGATTCTTATTTGATAAAATTTGTCCGGCAGGATCCATTTGTGGTGCTCCCAAAGAGAAAACGCTGGAACTAATTTCTAAAACAGAAAATTACAATCGCGGATTTTATACCGGAGTGTTTGGCGTTTACGATGGCACCAGTTTGCAAAGCGCGGTGATGATCCGATATATTGAAAAAACCAAGGATGGACTTGAATTTAAAAGCGGGGGTGGCATCACTTTTCATTCTGATGCTTTTCAAGAATACCAAGAATTAATTCACAAAGTCTATGTTCCGATTTTTTGA